The Sphingobium yanoikuyae genome contains a region encoding:
- a CDS encoding recombinase family protein has protein sequence MTDNHEPCAKKNLQHFQGLCSAQKLANLRLSTKYKKLHIWLTAIPTPIRTKRLYHKGPIMKLGYARVSTGEQNLALQIDALRAAGAEAIFEDKGISGSMVLKPAYGDMLRQVRAGDEIMVWRLDRLGRSLPALIGELELLAGLDVGFRSLTEQIETVTPAGRLFFHMVGAFAQFERDVIRERTNAGLQSARRAGKKLGRPALIGDEQWTQAKTLMAEPTNMGAAAVAKLLGVSRQAIYKRLDKDKAAQGGELAALPSPPRQTERAKKAA, from the coding sequence TTGACTGACAACCACGAACCCTGCGCTAAAAAGAATCTCCAGCATTTTCAGGGATTGTGCAGCGCACAAAAACTGGCGAATTTGCGGCTGTCAACTAAATACAAAAAATTGCACATTTGGTTGACAGCGATTCCGACGCCGATCAGAACAAAGCGACTATATCACAAAGGGCCGATTATGAAACTCGGATATGCCCGTGTCAGCACTGGCGAACAGAACCTAGCCCTACAGATCGACGCGCTCCGCGCGGCGGGTGCGGAGGCCATCTTTGAGGACAAGGGCATCAGCGGGTCGATGGTCCTTAAACCCGCATACGGAGATATGTTGCGCCAGGTGCGTGCCGGTGACGAGATCATGGTGTGGCGACTGGACCGCCTTGGTCGGTCCCTCCCCGCTCTGATTGGTGAGCTGGAATTGCTTGCGGGGCTGGACGTAGGGTTTCGATCGCTCACAGAGCAGATCGAGACGGTGACGCCGGCAGGGCGTCTCTTCTTCCATATGGTTGGTGCCTTCGCTCAGTTCGAGCGGGACGTGATCCGGGAGCGCACGAATGCCGGCCTCCAGTCGGCGCGCCGCGCAGGCAAGAAACTCGGCCGTCCCGCATTGATCGGCGACGAGCAATGGACGCAGGCCAAGACCTTGATGGCCGAGCCGACGAACATGGGCGCAGCGGCTGTCGCGAAGCTGTTGGGCGTAAGCCGTCAGGCCATCTATAAACGGCTCGACAAGGACAAGGCCGCACAGGGAGGCGAGCTGGCAGCCCTCCCCTCCCCTCCCCGTCAGACCGAGAGGGCCAAGAAAGCGGCGTGA